CAGGTCACCAACCTGGAGGTGGGGGGCATGGTCCCGGAACTGGACCCGGGACCGACGCCGGGCGGCGCCGTCCCCCTGCACATGGCCATCTCCCGCAACCAGGCCATGCTGGCGGAAATCCTGACCAAAGGAATGACGCTGATTACCCCGGCCGAGGTGGCCGCCCTGAAGGCCGCCTGGCTGACGCCCCGGGCAGGCGAAGCCGCGGAACCGCAACTGCGGTTCACGCCGGCGCAGGAGGCCTGGCTCCGGGCGCACCCGTCCTTCCGCATGGCCGCTTCCACGGACTGGCCGCCCTTTGAGCTGACCACGGCCACGGGCACCTATGGCGGCGTGATTCCGGAATATGTCCAGTGGCTGCAGCAGGCCTTGTCCATCACCATGCAGCCGGTGTCTGGCATGTTGTGGCCGGAAGCGCTGCAGGCAGCCCGCGACGGCCGCATCGACATCCTGCCCGCCGTCACCCCCAACGATGAACGCCGGGCCTTCCTGCACTTCACCCGACCATACCTGACCCTGCCCATCGTCATCGCCACCCGAGACGATGCAGACTATGTGGACAGCCTGGAACGGCTGGCCGGCAAGCCCCTGGCCGTGGTCCGGGATCACATCGTCCAGCACTATCTTGAGCGCGACCACCCGGACATCCCCCTGCTGCTGACGGACACCTCCGAAGAGGCCGTGCGCGCCGTGGTGGATGGGCGCGCCTTCGCCCTGGTGGAAAACGGGGCCGTGCTGCACTATCTGGAACGCCGGCTGGGATTGAAGAACCTCAAGGTGGCCGGCCCCACGCCGTACACGTATGAGCTGGCCATGGCCGTGCGCCAGGATCTGCCCGAGCTGGCGGCCATCCTGGATCAGGCCCTGGCGGCCGTTCCCGAGACGGACAGGACCGTGTTCTATGAGCGCTGGATCAATGTGCATTTTGAACGCACTGTGGACTGGACCGCCGTGCGGCGGGTGGGCCTCACCCTGGCTGTCTTCGTGGGGGGCATCCTGGTGGCCGTGTTCATCTGGAACCGGCGGCTGGCCCGGGAAGTGGCCGTGCGCACCCGCGCCGAGGAAGCCCTGCGCGATGCCGAGGCCCGCAGCCGGCTGGTGCTGGAATCTGCCGGGGAAGGCATCTTCGGCATGGACGCCAACGGCGCGCTGCTGTTCATCAACACCGCCGCCTGCGAAATGCTGGGATTGGATCACGACGACGCCATCGGCCAGGATGTGCATGCCCTCATCCACCACAGCCATGCCGACGGCACACCCTACCCTCGGGAACAAAGCCCCATGCACCGCTCCTGCACCCAGAGCGTGGTGCATCGCATCGAAAATGAGGTGCTCTGGCGGGCGGATGGCACGAGCTTTCCCGCGGAATACACCACCGCTCCCCTGCGCAAGGGCGAGGACATCGCCGGCGCGGTGGTCACTTTCCGCAACATCACGGAGCGTCTGGCCACCCGCCGGGCCCTGGCCGAGAAGCAGAACTTTCTGCAGTCCGTCATCGACAACTCCAGCGCCCTCATCTACGTGAAAGATCTCCAGGGCCGCTACATCCTGGGCAACCAGACCTGGCGACGCACCAGCGCCGCGGCCTTTGCCGAGCCCATCGGCCTGACAGATGCTGATCTCTTCCCCGAGGCCCTGGCCCGGCAACTGCAGGAAAACGACCGCACCGTCATCGAATCTCTCCGCCCGCACAGCTGGGAAGAAATCGTCACCAATTCCCAGGGTGAACGCATTGATTATTATTCCATCAAGTTCCCCCTGCTGGATGCGGACGGCAAGCCCTACGCCGTATGCGGCATGTCCACAGACATTACCGAACGCAAGAAAACCGAGGCCGCCCTGCAGGAAAGCGAAAAGCGCCACCGGGTGATCTTCGAGAAGTCCCCCCTGGGCATGATCCTTTTTTCCAAGGACGGCACCATCATGGACTGCAACGACAAATTCGTGGAGCTCATGGGTTCGCCGCGGGAAAAGCTCATCGGCTTCAATACCGCCCGGCAGAGCACGCCCAACATGCGGGCCACCCTGCGACGGGCCCTGGACGGCGAGGCCACGGTGTTCGAGGATGAATACACCTCCGTCACCGGCGGCAGAACCATGGTCCTGCGGGCATCCTTCAATCCCATCAATCCGAACACCCGTCCCACTGGCGTCATTGCCACAGTGGAGGACATCACCGAGCGCCGGCGCATCGAGCAACAACTGCGCAGCAACTTCGAGGAGCTGGAGCGCTTCAACCGCCTGGTGGTGGGCCGGGAGGAGCGCATGATCCAGCTCAAACAGGAAATCAACACCCTGCTCGCCGCCCAAGGTCTGGCAGGCAAGTACAACATCGTCCAGTGACCGGCGATCCGTCCGGGAGGCAAGCATGTTCAAGGAAGCGCGACGCGAGCTGTTGTTCGACTGGGGCATGATCGGCGATATCGGCGCTGGCCGGCCAAACCTGGGCCCGCACACCGACGTGAGCATCTACCGCCTGATGCAGTTCACCCTGCGTGACGTGATGATCCATCGACTCGGCGTCCAGGCCACGGACGACATCTTCCGCACGGCCGGCGAGCTGGCCGGGCGGGAATTCTGCAGGAACTTCATCGACACCGCCTGGGACTTCAATACATTTTTCACGCGCACCAAGGACTTGCTGGAGCAGTTGAAGGTGGGCATGCTGCGCGTGGAATCGGCCGACCTGGAACGCATGGAACTGACGCTGACCGTGGCCGAAGACCTGGACTGCTCCGGCCTGCCCGTATGCGACGAGACCGTGTGCGTGTATGATGAAGGCTTCCTGGCCGGCCTGCTGGGGGAATACTCCGGCAAGCCCTTTGCCGTGAAGGAAGTGGACTGCTGGTGCTCCGGCGACCGCGTGTGCCGGTTCCACGCCACCCCGTTGGATGACGCCTGATCATGCTACTCGTCGATCCCGCATACCTCGATAAGATCACGGAAGCGTTCCATCTTATCCTCAAAGGCCAGCCTGCCGCGCCCATTGCCCTGCCCCCCGGGCACCCGGAGGACGAGCTGTGGCAGGTGGTGCAGTACGTCAATCGATTCCTCGAGGAATACGGCCAGGCCACGGACGCCGTCTTTGCCCTCTCCAGGGGCCGCCTGGATTTCGCCCCCCCGCCCGGCAGGCTGGCCATCCTGGCCTCGGTGAAGAGCCTGCAATCCAGCCTGCGTCACCTCACCTGGACCACCCAGCAGATCGCCCAGGGCGACTACGAACAGCGCGTGAGCTTCATGGGGGACTTCGCCAAGGCCTTCAATACCATGGCCCAACAGCTCCAGGCCTCGTTCCAGGAACGCGCCGAATCCACCCAGGCCCTGCGCGATCAGGTGGATGAGCTGGGCAAGGCCCGCCGGGCCATGCTCAACATCATGGAGGATCTGGAGGTCGCCCGCCGTGAGGCAGACGACGCCAACAAGGCCAAGAGTGATTTTCTGGCCCGCATGAGCCACGAAATCCGCACCCCCATGAACGCCATCATCGGCATGAGCCATCTGGCCCTGCAGACCGAGCTGACGGCCAAGCAGCACGACTACATCTCCAAAATCCAGGCCGCCGCCCACAACCTCCTGGGCATCATCAACGACATCCTGGACTTCTCCAAGATCGAAGCCGGCAAGATGGAAATCGAATCCATCCCCTTCCGGCTGGATGAAGTGCTGGACAACCTGGCCAACATCGTCTCGCTGCGGGCCGAGGAAAAAGGTCTGGAAGTCCTCTTCAACCTGCAGCCCGACGTGCCCAACGACCTCAAAGGCGACCCCCTGCGCCTGGGGCAGGTGTTCATCAACCTGGCCAACAACGCCATCAAGTTCACCGAGGCCGGCGAGGTGGTCATCAGCGTAGGCCTGGAACGCCAGGACGCCGCCACCGTCACCCTGCGCTGCGCCGTCAAGGATACGGGCATCGGCCTCAGCCAGGAGCAGATGGGGCGCCTGTTCCAGTCCTTCAGTCAGGCGGACGGCTCCCACACCCGCAAGTACGGCGGCACCGGCCTGGGCCTGACCATCTGCAAGCGGCTGGTGGCAATGATGGGCGGGACCATCTGGGTGGAAAGCGAGCCCGGCCAGGGCAGCACCTTCCTGTTCACCGCCACCCTGGAGCGGGCCGCGGCCACCACGCCCGTCCCGTATCTCCCTGCCGTGGATCTGCGCGGCATGCGCTCCCTGGTGGTGGACGACAACCCCACGGCGCGCGCCATCCTCAGCAATGCCCTGGCGGCGTTCTCCTTCCGGGTCACCGCGGTGGAGTCCGGGCAGGATGCCCTGGACGAGCTGCGCGCCGCCGCCCGGTGCGGCGACCCCTATGAACTGGTGCTCATGGACTGGAAAATGCCGGGCATGAACGGCATCGATACCGTGCGCCAGATTCGGCAAACCCCGGGACTGACCGCCATTCCGCAAATTCTCATGGTCACGGCCTATGGCCGTGAGGAAGTGATGCGCCAGGCCGAGGACGTGGGGATGGCTGCCTTCCTTATCAAGCCGTTCAATCAATCCGTGCTCTTCGACACCATCATGGGCGTGTTCGGCTACGGTGCTGAAGGCAGGCTGCGCCGCCCGACCCTGGCCGGCCAGGAACCGGAAGGCATGGACGCCATCCGCGGGGCGCGCATCCTCCTGGCCGAGGACAACGAAATCAATCAGCAAATCGCCATCGAACTGCTGGAAAAAGCCGGCCTGGTGGTGGAAGTGGCCAACAACGGCCTGGAGGCCGTGGCTGCCGCGGCCAGCACCTGTTACGATCTGGTGCTCATGGACATCCAGATGCCGGAGATGGACGGCCTTGCGGCCACCGCCGCCATTCGCAAGCTGGATGCGCCCTGGAGCGCCAGCATGCCCGTCGTGGCCATGACCGCCCACGCCATGTCCGGCGACCGGGAACTGAGCCTGGAAGCCGGCATGAACGACCACATCACCAAACCCATCGACCCGGTCCAGCTGCTGACCACCCTGGTGACCTGGATCAAGCCCGGAGACCGCCCCCTGCCGCAGGGGTTCGTGCCCCGCTCGCGCACGCTGGAGACTGTCCTGCAGCAGGAGGACCTGCCCCTGGAAGGCGTGCCCGGCCTGAACATCAAGTCCGGCCTGTCCAAGGTGTCCGGCAACCGCTCCCTGTACCGCAAGCTGCTGGGAAAATTCCGGGACAAATACCTGCATTCCGCTGCGGAGGTGGCCGCCTATCTGCAGGCCGGCCAGGTGCAGGAGGCCACCCGTCTGGCCCACACCATCAAGGGCGTGGCAGCCAACCTGGGGGCGGACGATCTTTCCCGCGCCTCGGCCGAGGTGGAACGCGCCCTCAAGGCCGGCCACACCGAGGTGACCTCCCTCCTGGCCGACATGACCGAACGGCTGACCGTGGTAGGCACCTCCCTGGCCCGGCTCCTGCCGGCAGTGCCCGCCGCCAAGGCGCCTGCCCCCGCACCCACCGCCGCCCTGGACCGCCCCGCCGCCGCGGCCCTGGCCCGCGACATCGCCGCCGCCGTCAACGACAACCTCACCCAGGCCATGGACAAGCTGACCGCGCTGCTGGCGCTGCCCTTTGCCCCGGCGGAACTGGCCCTGGCCGAAAAGGCCGCCGCCTATCTCGACAACTTCGACACCGACGAAGCCGTGGCCGAGCTGGAAGCTCTGGCCGCAACGCTGGCCGCCACCCCGGCCCAGGAGGCATGACGCATGACATCCGCGCCGCAGTCCCGCGTGCTCATTGTGGACGACACCCCGGAAAACATCCAGGTGCTCATGGAAACCCTGCGAGGCGAGCACGCCCTGCAGGCCGCCAAGGACGGCGAAAAGGCCCTGCGCCTGGCCTTTGCCGCACCGCATCCCGATCTCGTACTCCTGGACATCATGATGCCGGGCATGGACGGGTACGAGGTCTGCCGCCGCCTGAAAGCCGATGTGCGCACCAAGGACATCCCCGTCCTGTTCATCACCGCCCTGACCGAAGAAGAGGACGAAGCCCGCGGCCTGGCTCTGGGCGCCGTGGACTACATCACCAAACCCTTCCGCCCCGGACTGGTGAAGATGCGCGTGCGCAACCAGCTGGAGCTGAAAAAACACCGCGACCACCTGGACGAGCTGGTGCAGGAACGCACCCGGGAAGTGGCCCTCATCAAGGAAGTGACGATCGAAGGCCTGGCCACCCTGGCTGAATGCCGGGATCCGGAAACCGGCGGGCACATCAAACGCACGCAGCACTACGTCAAGGCCCTGGCCGCCAGGATGGTCAGCCATCCGCGCTTTGCCCCGCACATCAACGAAGCCGTCGTCGAGCTGCTCTACCTCTCCGCCCCCCTGCACGACGTGGGCAAGGTGGGCGTGCCGGATGCCATCCTGCTCAAGCCCGGCAAGCTCACCCCGGAAGAGTTTGAGCAGATGAAAGCCCATACCACCCTGGGACACTTCAGCCTGAGCAAGGCGGAAGAAAAGCTGGGCGGCAACTCCTTTCTGCGCATCGCCAAGGAGATTGCCCACAGCCACCATGAGCGCTGGGACGGCAAGGGCTATCCCCAGGGTCTGGCCGGGGAGGACATCCCCGTGGCGGCGCGCATCATGGCCATTGCCGACGTGTACGACGCCCTGATCAGCCGCCGGGTGTACAAGCCACCCTTTACGCATGCCAAAGCCGTATCCCTCATCGCCGAGGGGCTGGGCACGCAGTTCGATCCCGACCTCTGCGCCGCCTTCCTGGAGATGGAAGAAGACTTCCGCACCATCGCCCTGGAGTTCGCCGACTTCGAAGAGGAACGCGCCGCCCTGACCCCGGCTCCCTGACCCCGGCCCCCGGCATCGGGAGCAGACCAATCCCGGCCTTGCTCCGTGGAACAACCCGGGACCGTTATTCATTCCCTTGAGAACCCATTTCAGCACTTGTGAATAAAATCACAACCACTACGCCGTGGCCAGATTTGCCCGGAAAAATGTTGCCGTCATTTTGACAAATATGCGCTAGCACACTGCCATCGCTCACAGATTTTTTGGCGGTCCGGTGAAAATTCCTTGCCATTTTTCGTCGAAGGCAGTAATCGCACCTGGAACGAGCATGGAGAACGCGCTTGTTCTGTTCTTTCACAAGCGCCCCTCGCACCCGCCAACGTCGTACACTGCACGCCGGAAACTGGTCAGGGGGGGGAGACTGCACCGCTGCCCGCATCACCCGCATCCCACGGACCTGCGGACTGCGATGCTGCATAACGTGCAGAACGTGCCGGGGCGCCCGCCGGCCTTCTTATGAGTAGTCGGGCGAGTGAGTACAACTGATGGAGGAAGTTGGTATGAGTTTCCAAGGCGTGGTTAAGTGGTTCAATGAAAAGAAAGGGTTCGGCTTCATCCAGCGCGAGGAAGGCGACGACGTGTTCGTGGATTTCTCCGCCATCCAGGGCAACGGCTTCAAGACGCTGCACGAGGGTGAGCGCGTCACTTTCGACATTGAACAGGGGGAAAAGGGCGTCCGCGCAGCCAACGTCATGCGCGTGTAACACGGGCTGACAGCGGCTCGGGCGCGTCTGCTACGTTCGCCCAGGCACCATGAACCGGGCTCCCACGCACCACGAGGCGCAGGAGCCCGGTTTTTTTGCGGCCTGCCGCATGGCAGTTCCACGTCACCGGGGCTGAGAGCACGTTGTTTTGAAAGGAGTTCTCAGGGGAGGAACCGGTTGCAAAAAGGTTCCCCTTCTCGCAACGTCCTTTTTCAAAAGTAACATGCTCTATGCATGTCGCAGCATCATTCATTGTCCATCAAAATACCCATCACTTCCTGGAACTGCCGGTCAAACTGCCCGAAGGCTGCCTCCAGGGCCGAAAGCGGCAGCCCCACCGCTTCCCAGGCGCCGGGCTCCAGGGCCGGCACTGGCCTGGGCGCGCCGCCTGTGGCCAGATCCATGGCCACGCTCAAGACATCCGCCAGGTGCAGCACCGCCGCTTCCGGCACCTGATGCGCCTTGGTCGGCTCGTGATGAAAACTCACCATATCCCGCAGCGAATCCGGGAAGTGCCAGGCCTTGAGCATATGGCTGCCCACGCGGGCATGGTGGAACCCGAAGATCTCCAGCTCGGTTTCATGCAGGGGCAGATTTTGCTCCTGCGCCTTGGCCAGGGCTCTGGCTGAAGCTGCGGGATACTTGCTGATGAGCACCAGCCTGCCGATATCGTGCAGCAAGCCGGCCACGAAGGCCCGTTCCTCGTCCATCCTGCCGTGGAAGCTGCACAGGATGCGGGCGAACACCCCGCAGGCGGCGGCGTGCTTCCAAAACCGGCGCATGTCCAGATAGGAAGCCGGAATACCACGAAAAAACCGCACTGCCACAAGGCCGTACGTCAGGGTGCAGAGCTCCCGGGTGCCGATGAGGGTGACGGCCCTGGGGATGGACTCCACCTTGTTGGGAAAACCGTAGAGCGGGCTGTTCACCAAGCGCAGCAGGCTGGCGCAGAGGCTGGTGTCCCGGCTGATGATTTCCGCCAGCCGGGTGCTGGAGGCGCGCGGATCGTTGACCACCTCGCGGATCAGCTCGCAGATCTCCGGGAAGGACGCCAGTTCCACATGCCCGTCGGCCACATGCCGGGCGTCGGTCTGTCCTGGCGCCAACTCGGCGGGGCCGTTGTCGGTGCACACCACGGCCGGCCGCGGCGGGTCCTCCCCCAGCATGATGCGCCGGGCGATGCAGGCCACGGTCAACCGTTTGATCTCATTGAACGCGGGATGCTCTGTGGCCAGGGGCGCAAAGTACAGTTCGCACAGGGAGGCGGCATACTGCAGGGCCAGGGGCTCCAGGGCGCTCAGGGCGCCGGCCTCGGCCTCCTCCCGGCTCACATTTGCCACAGCGGCTTCGGTCACCCCCCAGGCCTTGAAGATGCGCAGGTGCTTGTCTTCGATGACGGCGCCCCGTGGCAGCAGCCGTCGCCCATTGGCCAGCACGAGGTCTTTTTCCAGGATCATGCCCGGCTTGATGTCGTGCGCATTGATGACGCCCATGGTCCTCCCTCTCGACATCGCGCGTTACTGCTGGGAGATCCGCAGGGCCTGATCCAGATCCTGCATGATGTCGCCCACGTGTTCAAGACCCACGGAGATGCGGATCAGATCCTCCGGCACGCCGGCGGCGGCCAGCTCCTCGGGCAGCAACTGGGAATGGGTGGTGCTGGCCGGGTGCACCACCAGGGTTTTGGCGTCCAAAATGTTGGCCAGATGCGAGCAAAGCTGCACGGCTTCGATAAACTTGCGTCCGGCAGCCAGCCCGCCCTTGACGCCAAAGCCAAACACGGCGCTGGGGCCAAGGGGGAAATACCGCCGGGACCGGGCATGGTCCTTGTGGCTGGGCAGGCCGGCATAGTTCACCCAGCTCACCGCCGGGTGACTTTCCAGAAATTCTGCCACCTTCTGCGCATTTTCACAATGCACCCGGGCGCGCAGGGGCAGGGTTTCCAGGCCCTGGAGAATCAGGAAGCTGTTCATGGGAGACAGGGCCGCGCCGATATCCCGCAACAGGCCGGTGCGCACCTTGATGCAGAAGGCCGTGCACGGGGTACCTTCCAGCTGGCACAGGGCCTCCCAGAAATTCAACCCATGATAGGTGGGGTCCGGCTGGGTGATTTCCGGAAACTTGCCGGAGCCGCCCCAATCGAAGGTGCCGGCCTCCACAATGGCCCCGCCGATGCTGTTGCCGTGGCCGCCGATGATCTTGGTCAGGGAATAGACTGCCAGATGCGCGCCGAAGTCGAAGGGGTTGCAGATGGGCGGCGGCGCCACGGTGTTATCCAGGATGAACGGGATCTTGTGCGCCTCGGCAATGCGGCCGATGGCTTCCAGGTCGTCCACGTTGCAGCGGGGGTTGCCGATGGTTTCCGTGTACAGCAGGCGGGTGTTCTCGTCGATGGCGCGGGCGAAGTTCTCCGGGTCCGCAGAGTCCACGAACCGGCACTCAATGCCCATGCGCTTCAGGGTGTGCTTGAAGAGCGTGTTGGTGCCGCCATACAGATTGGAGCCGGAGACGATGTTCTGCCCCGCCCCGGCAATGGCCAGCACGGCGTAAAAGATGGCGCTCATGCCCGAGGCCGTGCACAGGGCGGCGGAGGCATGATGCATGGCCGCCAGCCGTTTTTCCAGCACGTCGGTGGTGGGGTTCATGATGCGGGTGTAGATGTAGCCGCTCTGCTTGAGGGAAAAGAGATCGGCCGCGTGCTGGGCATCCTTGAACAGATAGCTGGTGGTCTGATGGATGGGCACAGCCCTGGAGCCAGTGTCCGAGTCCGGAGCATGGCCGGCATGCAACGCCAGCGTTTCAAGACTCCAGGAAGCGTGGTCCGTCATAATGCATCTCCTTGATCCGCGGCCATGAATGCAGGTGTCACGCTGCGACGAGGCTGATCAAAATCGCGCCATCATTCATACATAGAGGGACGCACGGAAAAAGGCAACCTCCCCTTGGTTGATCCCCGCCGCCATTGGCGGTACAAGTGCGGGCTTGGCGGCCGCCTCGTTTCCGGACAGTTGCCCATCACCCTGCCGCCCAAGGAAATTGCTATGTTCAAACACGCCTCCCCTGCCGGGCTGAACACCCGGTGCGTGCATGCCGGCACCCAGCGCGACCCCCTGGTGGGCGCGGTCAACACCCCCATCCACGCCTCGTCCTCCTTTCTGCATCCCAACGAGAACGTCTCCCAGGTCTGCTACCCGCGCTACATGAACATCCCGGTGCAGCAGGCCGTGGCAGACAAAATGGCGGCCCTGGAAAGCGTGGGCCTGGAGGAAGACGCCGCTGCCCAAGTGCGGGCCATGCCGCTTTCCACCGGCATGGCGGCCGTCAGCGCCCCCCTGC
This sequence is a window from Megalodesulfovibrio gigas DSM 1382 = ATCC 19364. Protein-coding genes within it:
- a CDS encoding cold shock domain-containing protein; this translates as MSFQGVVKWFNEKKGFGFIQREEGDDVFVDFSAIQGNGFKTLHEGERVTFDIEQGEKGVRAANVMRV
- a CDS encoding O-acetylhomoserine aminocarboxypropyltransferase/cysteine synthase family protein yields the protein MTDHASWSLETLALHAGHAPDSDTGSRAVPIHQTTSYLFKDAQHAADLFSLKQSGYIYTRIMNPTTDVLEKRLAAMHHASAALCTASGMSAIFYAVLAIAGAGQNIVSGSNLYGGTNTLFKHTLKRMGIECRFVDSADPENFARAIDENTRLLYTETIGNPRCNVDDLEAIGRIAEAHKIPFILDNTVAPPPICNPFDFGAHLAVYSLTKIIGGHGNSIGGAIVEAGTFDWGGSGKFPEITQPDPTYHGLNFWEALCQLEGTPCTAFCIKVRTGLLRDIGAALSPMNSFLILQGLETLPLRARVHCENAQKVAEFLESHPAVSWVNYAGLPSHKDHARSRRYFPLGPSAVFGFGVKGGLAAGRKFIEAVQLCSHLANILDAKTLVVHPASTTHSQLLPEELAAAGVPEDLIRISVGLEHVGDIMQDLDQALRISQQ
- a CDS encoding HDOD domain-containing protein → MGVINAHDIKPGMILEKDLVLANGRRLLPRGAVIEDKHLRIFKAWGVTEAAVANVSREEAEAGALSALEPLALQYAASLCELYFAPLATEHPAFNEIKRLTVACIARRIMLGEDPPRPAVVCTDNGPAELAPGQTDARHVADGHVELASFPEICELIREVVNDPRASSTRLAEIISRDTSLCASLLRLVNSPLYGFPNKVESIPRAVTLIGTRELCTLTYGLVAVRFFRGIPASYLDMRRFWKHAAACGVFARILCSFHGRMDEERAFVAGLLHDIGRLVLISKYPAASARALAKAQEQNLPLHETELEIFGFHHARVGSHMLKAWHFPDSLRDMVSFHHEPTKAHQVPEAAVLHLADVLSVAMDLATGGAPRPVPALEPGAWEAVGLPLSALEAAFGQFDRQFQEVMGILMDNE
- a CDS encoding response regulator; translation: MTSAPQSRVLIVDDTPENIQVLMETLRGEHALQAAKDGEKALRLAFAAPHPDLVLLDIMMPGMDGYEVCRRLKADVRTKDIPVLFITALTEEEDEARGLALGAVDYITKPFRPGLVKMRVRNQLELKKHRDHLDELVQERTREVALIKEVTIEGLATLAECRDPETGGHIKRTQHYVKALAARMVSHPRFAPHINEAVVELLYLSAPLHDVGKVGVPDAILLKPGKLTPEEFEQMKAHTTLGHFSLSKAEEKLGGNSFLRIAKEIAHSHHERWDGKGYPQGLAGEDIPVAARIMAIADVYDALISRRVYKPPFTHAKAVSLIAEGLGTQFDPDLCAAFLEMEEDFRTIALEFADFEEERAALTPAP
- a CDS encoding transporter substrate-binding domain-containing protein, which encodes MRLALAVLALLLCSTPARAQEATSIVYNAGVAPLKFEDAAGLPAGILPDIWRLWAEKTGRAIQFLRTETFNESLEMVKDGRAALNAGLFRTPEREAFLEFSDPVFTLNYFVFTHPSIKMATSLYELQGMVVGVPQGGFTRDLVSISIPAHLIREYPSNEALFQAALRGEIKAFVSTELALLYFLDQNRLANTFGYDKAAPLSSQTYCAAARKGDTARIAEVNAGLARISEAERAALLQRWLVSGVKTIPPALAGMLTVEEREFLARKRVLTVHNESDWAPFNFQENGAPRGFSIDYIRLLAEKTGLEVEFISGFSWDQYQEMLRAGQLDVMMNIVITPDRSEYMTFTPSYVDMARMLYTRKDEPHMGAIADLFGKRFAVPKGFYYQELLAAYPEIEIVEVRDTTEAVLAVSSGRADLLLAPMPVVNYLSEQLQVTNLEVGGMVPELDPGPTPGGAVPLHMAISRNQAMLAEILTKGMTLITPAEVAALKAAWLTPRAGEAAEPQLRFTPAQEAWLRAHPSFRMAASTDWPPFELTTATGTYGGVIPEYVQWLQQALSITMQPVSGMLWPEALQAARDGRIDILPAVTPNDERRAFLHFTRPYLTLPIVIATRDDADYVDSLERLAGKPLAVVRDHIVQHYLERDHPDIPLLLTDTSEEAVRAVVDGRAFALVENGAVLHYLERRLGLKNLKVAGPTPYTYELAMAVRQDLPELAAILDQALAAVPETDRTVFYERWINVHFERTVDWTAVRRVGLTLAVFVGGILVAVFIWNRRLAREVAVRTRAEEALRDAEARSRLVLESAGEGIFGMDANGALLFINTAACEMLGLDHDDAIGQDVHALIHHSHADGTPYPREQSPMHRSCTQSVVHRIENEVLWRADGTSFPAEYTTAPLRKGEDIAGAVVTFRNITERLATRRALAEKQNFLQSVIDNSSALIYVKDLQGRYILGNQTWRRTSAAAFAEPIGLTDADLFPEALARQLQENDRTVIESLRPHSWEEIVTNSQGERIDYYSIKFPLLDADGKPYAVCGMSTDITERKKTEAALQESEKRHRVIFEKSPLGMILFSKDGTIMDCNDKFVELMGSPREKLIGFNTARQSTPNMRATLRRALDGEATVFEDEYTSVTGGRTMVLRASFNPINPNTRPTGVIATVEDITERRRIEQQLRSNFEELERFNRLVVGREERMIQLKQEINTLLAAQGLAGKYNIVQ
- a CDS encoding V4R domain-containing protein, with translation MFKEARRELLFDWGMIGDIGAGRPNLGPHTDVSIYRLMQFTLRDVMIHRLGVQATDDIFRTAGELAGREFCRNFIDTAWDFNTFFTRTKDLLEQLKVGMLRVESADLERMELTLTVAEDLDCSGLPVCDETVCVYDEGFLAGLLGEYSGKPFAVKEVDCWCSGDRVCRFHATPLDDA
- a CDS encoding response regulator; its protein translation is MLLVDPAYLDKITEAFHLILKGQPAAPIALPPGHPEDELWQVVQYVNRFLEEYGQATDAVFALSRGRLDFAPPPGRLAILASVKSLQSSLRHLTWTTQQIAQGDYEQRVSFMGDFAKAFNTMAQQLQASFQERAESTQALRDQVDELGKARRAMLNIMEDLEVARREADDANKAKSDFLARMSHEIRTPMNAIIGMSHLALQTELTAKQHDYISKIQAAAHNLLGIINDILDFSKIEAGKMEIESIPFRLDEVLDNLANIVSLRAEEKGLEVLFNLQPDVPNDLKGDPLRLGQVFINLANNAIKFTEAGEVVISVGLERQDAATVTLRCAVKDTGIGLSQEQMGRLFQSFSQADGSHTRKYGGTGLGLTICKRLVAMMGGTIWVESEPGQGSTFLFTATLERAAATTPVPYLPAVDLRGMRSLVVDDNPTARAILSNALAAFSFRVTAVESGQDALDELRAAARCGDPYELVLMDWKMPGMNGIDTVRQIRQTPGLTAIPQILMVTAYGREEVMRQAEDVGMAAFLIKPFNQSVLFDTIMGVFGYGAEGRLRRPTLAGQEPEGMDAIRGARILLAEDNEINQQIAIELLEKAGLVVEVANNGLEAVAAAASTCYDLVLMDIQMPEMDGLAATAAIRKLDAPWSASMPVVAMTAHAMSGDRELSLEAGMNDHITKPIDPVQLLTTLVTWIKPGDRPLPQGFVPRSRTLETVLQQEDLPLEGVPGLNIKSGLSKVSGNRSLYRKLLGKFRDKYLHSAAEVAAYLQAGQVQEATRLAHTIKGVAANLGADDLSRASAEVERALKAGHTEVTSLLADMTERLTVVGTSLARLLPAVPAAKAPAPAPTAALDRPAAAALARDIAAAVNDNLTQAMDKLTALLALPFAPAELALAEKAAAYLDNFDTDEAVAELEALAATLAATPAQEA